One Apodemus sylvaticus chromosome 23, mApoSyl1.1, whole genome shotgun sequence genomic window carries:
- the C23H6orf118 gene encoding LOW QUALITY PROTEIN: uncharacterized protein C6orf118 homolog (The sequence of the model RefSeq protein was modified relative to this genomic sequence to represent the inferred CDS: inserted 1 base in 1 codon; deleted 1 base in 1 codon), producing the protein MAEDLEPDFYLKWKHCETRGVKTLCNLRKLLSRLQQEHRKDIYVYTSGHLNPRKLYKPPETIFQHWHNANRSWEKSATPTPSISSVSRNERVSEMKDTWVHFTVNTALHPDDTHNTPLFRYLHPRIQSSPALKKDDAVAVLQKEEEEELKERRSFFRETHLREELRLPEMKVLRYPEVVSSRQCSRSAPGRDVYQYVSSYLAGITKADKYKKFLSFQRDVLAKEDILTYDFTGSKVAVIHENRLKQELQKICTCNPQQFNRLQVFGEIFEDICNSSLIFGDLLKEVKDEYELYMAALLDSQPTAQYQRLLAEVKGLEKSPVHSSDIDQAKEYLKNLQQAALAALEHNDKLRNDLEAESLLLQSAKEKSGERKVQDEKQLTLIERVEKRRCEIFEKWDEIKALEKHIKETLVHSRVSDITEAGLKSLENEAVKLETTNRILRKKIKVIESHLKQLLKKSKIDEEERQVLWDLIKEYSDVEDVEDDSEMLKKLRSMEMFLLIIFPTDASVWSMHHPQYVDRCIFHVISLTLYVHTXSLGRLLFSNFQLDKTGLNI; encoded by the exons TTTACCTAAAGTGGAAGCACTGTGAGACACGGGGTGTTAAGACTCTATGCAACCTGAGAAAACTCCTGTCCCGGCTCCAgcaggaacacaggaaggacatCTATGTGTACACCTCAGGACACCTGAACCCCAGGAAGCTCTACAAGCCACCTGAGACCATCTTCCAGCACTGGCACAATGCAAACAGGTCATGGGAGAAGTCTGCAACCCCTACCCCCTCCATCTCCTCCGTCTCCAGAAACGAACGAGTGTCAGAgatgaaggacacctgggttcacTTCACAGTGAACACAGCCCTGCATCCCGATGACACACACAACACGCCACTGTTCAGGTACCTACACCCACGCATCCAGTCCTCCCCCGCTCTGAAGAAAGATGATGCCGTCGCGGTTctgcagaaggaggaggaagaggaactaaAGGAAAGACGCTCGTTTTTCCGGGAGACACACTTGAGGGAAGAGCTCAGATTGCCCGAGATGAAGGTGCTCAGATACCCAGAGGTGGTATCCAGCCGCCAGTGCTCCAGATCTGCCCCGGGCAGAGATGTGTATCAGTACGTCAGCTCCTACCTAGCTGGTATAACAAAAGCTGACAAATACAAGAAGTTCCTGAGTTTCCAAAGAGACGTGCTGGCAAAGGAAGATATCCTGACGTATGACTTCACGGGAAGCAAGGTGGCTGTGATCCACGAGAACAGACTGAAGCAG GAGCTCCAGAAGATATGCACCTGCAACCCTCAGCAGTTCAACAGGCTGCAGGTCTTTGGGGAAATCTTTGAGGATATTTGCAACAGCTCTTTGATCTTCGGGGATCTCCTGAAAGAGGTTAAG GATGAATATGAACTCTACATGGCAGCTCTCCTGGACTCCCAGCCCACAGCACAGTATCAG CGGCTCTTGGCTGAAGTCAAGGGGTTGGAGAAGAGCCCCGTGCACAGCAGCGACATCGACCAAGCCAAGGAGTATCTGAAGAATCTCCAGCAGGCTGCCCTGGCAGCCTTGGAGCACAATGACAA ACTCAGAAATGACCTGGAGGCTGAGAGCTTATTACTGCAGTCTGCTAAGGAAAAATCAGGTGA AAGGAAAGTACAGGATGAGAAGCAGCTCACTCTGATTGAAAGGGTGGAGAAGAGGAGGTGTGAAATCTTTGAAAAGTGGGATGAGATTAAAGCACTTGAGAAACACATCAAAGAAACTCTGGTGCACTCGAGAGTGTCGGATATCACCGAGGCCGGCCTTAAAAGCCTAGAG AACGAAGCTGTGAAGTTGGAAACAACAAACAGAAtcttaaggaagaaaataaaa GTTATTGAAAGCCATCTGAAGCAGCTCTTAAAAAAGAGTAAGATCGACGAGGAGGAAAGGCA GGTTCTGTGGGATCTCATCAAGGAATATTCAGACGTCGAGGATGTCGAAGACGACTCTGAAATGCTTAAAAAACTA AGGTCAATGGAGATGTTTCTTCTTATCATCTTTCCCACCGAT GCATCAGTGTGGAGCATGCACCATCCTCAGTATGTCGACAGATGTATCTTCCATGTAATTAGTTTGACTTTATATGTGCATA AGTCCTTAGGTCGCCTTTTATTCAGTAACTTTCAACTGGACAAAACAGGTTTGAATATTTAA